In Candidatus Methylomirabilota bacterium, the DNA window CTGCGGTCGCCCCGGGGTGGTGTGCCAGGTCACGGGTGGGCAGGAGCAAGATGGTGATGCGGGAGGGTGTGACCAGCTCGTCTCCCGCGCGCGGGGGGACCCGAGACCAGAGGAGGATCGCCCTGGCCTTGTCCTGCCGCACCGCCGTCAGGCGGACGGCGCCGATCACCATGGGAAAGGCGCCTGGTCCTGACTTTTCCGGTGCGCGTGTCAGAAGATACTCCGCGTCCAGGGTCGCCTCGCTCTTCTCGAGCTTGATCACCAGGCCCACCGGAGGGACGACAAAGATGACACGGCCCAACTCTTCTTCTGGGGCGGTGGAGAGGTCGGCGGTGAGCCGTTTGGCGATCGTTTCAGCGGCGCTTGACAAATCAGAGGCGGGAGCAGCCGGAGGGGGTGAAGAGAGCAGAATCAGAGTGATAGTGATAGAGGCCAGGCCAAAAACGGAGAAAACAAAACCCCGTTCGGATCCCGAGGCTCTTTGTCTCGATCCTTGTTCAGGGAGGTCTTTCACCGTTTCCTCGTGTTTGATATCCGCTGAGCAAACGTATTGCAGAGCTGGCCGATCTTTAGCTCGTCACGGCCTGTTTTGTCCGTGTGGGCCGGAACCGCGGTGAAAGATGATACAGGTTATGTTTCTAGTTCTTTAGCTTACCTGCCTTCTTTATCCGGGAGGCGAGCCCCTGTCAAGGGTTTTTTTCTATTTTTGTCTTGACAAGGGGGAAAGGGATTGGCTATTTTAAGCGGCAGCCTCAAATTGGAACCGAGTTTTATATTCACTTCTGTTGTTTCCAAGGAAGCACCCGCGAACGACACGGGTGCCGATTCCTTGAGACGAGAAAGGAGGTGAGCGATCGACGGAATATTAGATGAATGTAAGTAGGCGGAGGGGGTTACGAGTGTTCTTCGATCATGACGCAAAATTAATCACCGGATCGTAATACGCAACCCCAAAGGCAGGAGAGTGAACGATGAAGCGACTGCTGATGTTGTCCCTCTCCATAGTGTTGTTACTCCCCCTAGCAGTCCAAGCCAACAAAGAACTCCTCAAGCTGCAGGACGATGATGGCCAGTGGGTCATCCAGCGCAAGAACTATGCGGCCACTGGATACAGCCGCCTGACCCAGATCAACAGGAAGAACGTCAAGAACCTCAAGGTCGCCTGGTCGTTCTCGCTGGCAACGCTTCAAGGCCAAGAGGGAGCACCGCTGGTTGTCGGTACCACGATGTACGCGCACAGCTCCTTTCCCAATCACGTCTATGCCCTCGACCTGACGAAGGAGGGAGCCCCGTTAATCTGGAGCTATACCCCGAAGCAGGACAAGCGGGCGATGGCGGTGGCCTGCTGCGACTTGGTTCACCGGGGCTTGAGTTACGTGGCGGGCAAGATCTTCATGGGCACGCTGGACGGCTGGGTGATCGCCCTGGACGCCAAAACGGGCAAAGAGATCTGGAAAGTCAGGAATGCTGACCCCGCCAAGGGCGAGACGATGACCGGCCCCAATCTGATCATCAATGACAAGTATATCGTCGGCGTCTCCGGCGGCGAGTTCGGGATCCGGGGTTGGGTCGCGGCGTACAACGTCAATACCGGCAAGCGGATGTGGAAGGCCTACAGCATGGGGCCCGATAAGGATCTGCTCCTTGCCAGCGACTTCAACGCCGCCCATCCAGAGTACGGCCGGTTCGGCCAGGGGACCAAGACCTGGCCCCGCGATCAGTGGAAGATTGGCGGGGGGTCTACGTGGGGCTGGTATTCCTGGGACCCGAAACTGAACCTCTTCTACTATGCGACCGGGAACCCCGGGACCTGGAATCCCACGCCGCGCAAGGGGGATAACAAGTGGTCGATGACGATCTGGGCCCGGAATCCGGACGACGGGAAGGCTAAGTGGGCCTACCAGATGACCCCCTGGGATGCGTGGGACTACGACGGGGTCAACGAATCTATCCTCACCACCCAGACCATCAGGGGGAAGAAGGTCCCGACCCTGACTCACTTCGACCGGAACGGCTTTGGCTATACGCTGGATCGCCGAGACGGGACGATTATCGTGGCCGAGCCCTTCGTGTTTGTCAACTGGGCAACAGGGATCGACAAGAAGACGGGGCGGCCGATTGAGGTTCCGTCAAAACGGACGAAGCAGGGAGTGGACACCAAGGACATCTGCCCGTGCGCCATGGGGGGCAAGGACCAGCAGCCGGCGGCCTACTCCCCGAGGACCAAACTCTTTTACGTCCCCACGAACAACATGTGCATGAACTACGAGGGAGTCCTCGTCAAGTACACGGCGGGGGCGGCCTATGTTGGTGCGAACGTCCTGATGTTCCCGGGCCGCGGCGGTCACCTGGGTGAGTTCCTTGCCTGGGATGGAGCCAAGGGGAAGAAGGTGTGGGGCATCAAGGAGCCCTTCCCGGCCTGGAGCGGTGCCCTGGCGACCAAGAGCGATCTGGTGTTTTACGGGACCATGGACGGGTGGTTCAAGGCAGTGGACGCCCGGAACGGCAGGCTCCTGTGGAAGCACAAGATGGGCTCGGGGACCATTGCAGTCCCGATGACCTACCTCGGCCCTGATGGCAAGCAGTATGTAGCCATCTATGCGGGGGTCGGAGGCTGGTTTGGCGCCCCGGTGTCGCTCGACCTGCCTCCGGATGATCCCTTCGGCGCGCTCGGCGCGGTCGGGGTCGCGTACGGGGCCGGTCTGGATAAGGCCACGACCAAGGGCGGTATGCTGTACGTGTTCGGCCTGTAAACCCACGGGTTACCCGGCGCCGGGGACCTCGTCTCCGGTGCCGGGTCCCTTTCCTGGCAATCATTGCCAAACAATCACCCCGCTCTGGCGGGGTGATTTTTTTGGGCGGGAGTCCTTGCATGGCATAGCTGAAGTCCGTAGTATGTCATGTGCTGAATAGGGGGGCCGGCCAACGCGTCTAAGCTAAGGAGAGGAAACCCCGAAAGGCGGAGACAGATTCATGAGCCGAAAAGTGCTGTACCTCGCGGCAGTGCTGCTCTTCGTGCCCTCTGCTTTTGTGGTGGGTGCATGGGGAGGCGAGGCGAAAAAGTTGCGGGTCTGTGCCGATCCGAACAA includes these proteins:
- a CDS encoding methanol/ethanol family PQQ-dependent dehydrogenase, which produces MKRLLMLSLSIVLLLPLAVQANKELLKLQDDDGQWVIQRKNYAATGYSRLTQINRKNVKNLKVAWSFSLATLQGQEGAPLVVGTTMYAHSSFPNHVYALDLTKEGAPLIWSYTPKQDKRAMAVACCDLVHRGLSYVAGKIFMGTLDGWVIALDAKTGKEIWKVRNADPAKGETMTGPNLIINDKYIVGVSGGEFGIRGWVAAYNVNTGKRMWKAYSMGPDKDLLLASDFNAAHPEYGRFGQGTKTWPRDQWKIGGGSTWGWYSWDPKLNLFYYATGNPGTWNPTPRKGDNKWSMTIWARNPDDGKAKWAYQMTPWDAWDYDGVNESILTTQTIRGKKVPTLTHFDRNGFGYTLDRRDGTIIVAEPFVFVNWATGIDKKTGRPIEVPSKRTKQGVDTKDICPCAMGGKDQQPAAYSPRTKLFYVPTNNMCMNYEGVLVKYTAGAAYVGANVLMFPGRGGHLGEFLAWDGAKGKKVWGIKEPFPAWSGALATKSDLVFYGTMDGWFKAVDARNGRLLWKHKMGSGTIAVPMTYLGPDGKQYVAIYAGVGGWFGAPVSLDLPPDDPFGALGAVGVAYGAGLDKATTKGGMLYVFGL